The Hippoglossus stenolepis isolate QCI-W04-F060 chromosome 11, HSTE1.2, whole genome shotgun sequence genome includes a window with the following:
- the LOC118118381 gene encoding pyroglutamyl-peptidase 1 isoform X1: MANKKKVIVTGFEPFGEHAVNSSWVAVQALERLGLGEAVELHVCEVPVEYQAVQSLLPSLWRERQPQLVVHVGVSGLATTVTLEQCGHNRGYKRLDNCSFCPSSQCCMEDGPDCISSVLDMETVCKRVNNSDIGVAVSVSKDAGRYLCDYTYYTSLYLGQGHSAFVHVPPLGKPYSSQDLGRALQAVVQEMLNLLELDHTEEETHKHNHHCNHKHQHQHEHQ; this comes from the exons ATGGCCAATAAGAAGAAGGTAATAGTGACAG gttttgagCCTTTTGGAGAGCATGCAGTCAACTCCAGCTGGGTGGCAGTGCAG GCGCTGGAGCGATTAGGTCTGGGTGAGGCCGtagagctgcatgtgtgtgaggtgCCTGTCGAATACCAGGCTGTTCAGAGTCTGCTGCCGTCACTGTGGAGAGAGCGCCAACCACAG TTAGTCGTCCACGTTGGTGTTTCTGGATTGGCGACCACGGTCACTCTCGAGCAGTGCGGCCACAACAGGGGCTACAAACGCCTGgacaactgcagcttctgcccGTCCTCACAGTGCTGCATGGAGGACGGCCCCGACTGCATAAGCTCAGTGTTGGACATGGAGACAGTCTGCAAACGGGTCAACAATTCAGACATCGGGGTTGCTGTGTCAGTTTCCAAAGATGCTGGAAG GTATCTGTGTGACTACACCTACTACACATCTCTGTACCTGGGGCAGGGCCACTCTGCCTTTGTCCACGTGCCTCCGCTAGGGAAACCCTACAGCAGCCAGGACCTGGGTCGAGCTCTGCAGGCCGTCGTACAGGAGATGCTGAACCTGCTGGAGCTGGaccacacagaggaggagacacacaaacacaatcatcaCTGCAATCACAAGCATCAACACCAGCATGAGCACCAATGA
- the LOC118118381 gene encoding pyroglutamyl-peptidase 1 isoform X2: MANKKKALERLGLGEAVELHVCEVPVEYQAVQSLLPSLWRERQPQLVVHVGVSGLATTVTLEQCGHNRGYKRLDNCSFCPSSQCCMEDGPDCISSVLDMETVCKRVNNSDIGVAVSVSKDAGRYLCDYTYYTSLYLGQGHSAFVHVPPLGKPYSSQDLGRALQAVVQEMLNLLELDHTEEETHKHNHHCNHKHQHQHEHQ; this comes from the exons ATGGCCAATAAGAAGAAG GCGCTGGAGCGATTAGGTCTGGGTGAGGCCGtagagctgcatgtgtgtgaggtgCCTGTCGAATACCAGGCTGTTCAGAGTCTGCTGCCGTCACTGTGGAGAGAGCGCCAACCACAG TTAGTCGTCCACGTTGGTGTTTCTGGATTGGCGACCACGGTCACTCTCGAGCAGTGCGGCCACAACAGGGGCTACAAACGCCTGgacaactgcagcttctgcccGTCCTCACAGTGCTGCATGGAGGACGGCCCCGACTGCATAAGCTCAGTGTTGGACATGGAGACAGTCTGCAAACGGGTCAACAATTCAGACATCGGGGTTGCTGTGTCAGTTTCCAAAGATGCTGGAAG GTATCTGTGTGACTACACCTACTACACATCTCTGTACCTGGGGCAGGGCCACTCTGCCTTTGTCCACGTGCCTCCGCTAGGGAAACCCTACAGCAGCCAGGACCTGGGTCGAGCTCTGCAGGCCGTCGTACAGGAGATGCTGAACCTGCTGGAGCTGGaccacacagaggaggagacacacaaacacaatcatcaCTGCAATCACAAGCATCAACACCAGCATGAGCACCAATGA